One region of Mycolicibacterium rhodesiae NBB3 genomic DNA includes:
- the greA gene encoding transcription elongation factor GreA: MTDTQVTWLTEEAHDRLKAELDQLIANRPVIAAEINDRREEGDLRENGGYHAAREQQGQEEARIRQLQELLNNAKVGEAPKQSGVALPGSVVKVQYGDDKNDTETFLIATRQEGVSDGKLEVYSPKSPLGEALIDAKVGEVRSYTIPNGNTVKVTLLSAEPYHS, translated from the coding sequence ATGACCGACACGCAGGTGACGTGGCTGACGGAGGAAGCACACGACCGGCTGAAGGCCGAGCTCGATCAGCTGATCGCCAATCGACCGGTCATTGCCGCCGAGATCAACGACCGCCGCGAGGAAGGCGACCTCCGCGAAAACGGTGGCTACCACGCGGCGCGCGAGCAGCAGGGTCAGGAAGAAGCCCGCATCCGCCAGTTGCAGGAGCTGCTGAACAACGCCAAGGTCGGTGAAGCCCCCAAACAGTCGGGGGTGGCACTGCCCGGCTCGGTGGTGAAGGTGCAGTACGGCGACGACAAGAACGACACCGAGACCTTCCTGATCGCCACCCGCCAGGAGGGTGTGAGCGACGGAAAGCTGGAGGTGTACTCGCCGAAGTCGCCACTGGGCGAAGCGCTCATCGACGCGAAGGTCGGCGAGGTTCGCTCGTACACGATTCCCAACGGCAACACCGTCAAGGTGACACTTCTCAGCGCCGAGCCCTACCACTCCTGA
- a CDS encoding DUF4307 domain-containing protein, with translation MIERPSARYGQQRLTRRQRRLLAGGLTVLVLVAGIVVAVVAFGRFDNPAEGELSGYRLLDDQTVEVTISVTRSDPAEPVVCIVRARAIDGSETGRREVLIGPSTQKTVQVTAAVRSRKPPVVGDVYGCGTDVPAYLVAP, from the coding sequence ATGATCGAGCGTCCTTCTGCCCGCTACGGGCAGCAACGGCTGACCCGCCGTCAGCGCCGCCTGCTCGCCGGCGGCCTGACCGTGCTGGTCCTGGTCGCCGGGATCGTCGTCGCGGTCGTCGCCTTCGGCCGGTTCGACAACCCCGCCGAGGGCGAGCTGAGCGGCTATCGGCTCCTCGACGACCAGACCGTCGAGGTCACGATCAGCGTCACCCGGTCCGATCCCGCGGAGCCGGTGGTGTGCATCGTGCGGGCGCGGGCGATCGACGGCAGCGAAACCGGTCGCCGCGAAGTGCTCATCGGACCGTCGACGCAGAAAACAGTGCAGGTGACGGCCGCCGTGAGATCGCGCAAGCCACCGGTGGTCGGCGATGTGTACGGCTGCGGCACCGACGTCCCGGCCTACCTGGTGGCGCCCTGA
- the mca gene encoding mycothiol conjugate amidase Mca, translating into MSELRLMAVHAHPDDESSKGAATTARYADEGARVIVVTLTGGERGDILNPAMDLPDVHGRMSEIRRDEMAKAAEILGVEHHWLGFVDSGLPEGDPPPPLPEGCFALVPLEEPTESLVRVIREFRPHVMTTYDENGGYPHPDHIRCHQVSVAAYEAAADHRLFPDAGEPWAVQKLYYNHGFLRKRMQLIQDEFAKHGEVGPFEKWLKHWEADHDIFEKRVTTRVECAKYFAQRDDALRAHATQIDPKGDFFRAPIEWQQRLWPTEEFELARSRVPVSLPEADLFAGIEIDE; encoded by the coding sequence TTGAGTGAACTGCGGTTGATGGCGGTGCACGCCCACCCGGACGACGAGTCCAGCAAGGGTGCGGCGACGACGGCGCGCTACGCGGACGAGGGCGCACGCGTCATTGTGGTGACGCTCACCGGAGGTGAGCGCGGTGACATCCTCAACCCGGCGATGGACCTGCCCGACGTGCACGGCCGGATGAGCGAGATCCGGCGCGACGAGATGGCCAAGGCGGCCGAGATCCTCGGCGTCGAGCACCACTGGCTCGGCTTCGTCGACTCAGGCCTGCCGGAGGGCGATCCGCCGCCGCCGCTGCCCGAGGGATGCTTCGCCCTGGTGCCGCTCGAGGAGCCCACCGAATCGCTGGTGCGCGTCATCCGCGAGTTCCGGCCCCACGTGATGACCACCTATGACGAAAACGGCGGCTATCCGCATCCCGACCACATCCGATGCCACCAGGTCTCGGTGGCCGCGTATGAGGCGGCGGCCGACCACCGGCTGTTCCCCGACGCGGGGGAGCCGTGGGCGGTGCAGAAGCTGTACTACAACCACGGTTTCCTGCGAAAGCGCATGCAGCTGATCCAGGACGAGTTCGCCAAACACGGCGAGGTGGGCCCGTTCGAGAAATGGCTCAAGCACTGGGAAGCCGACCACGACATCTTCGAGAAGCGCGTGACCACCCGCGTCGAATGCGCGAAGTACTTCGCCCAGCGCGATGATGCGCTACGCGCGCACGCGACCCAGATCGACCCCAAGGGCGACTTCTTCCGTGCTCCGATCGAATGGCAGCAACGGCTCTGGCCGACAGAGGAATTCGAGTTGGCCCGCTCGCGGGTCCCGGTGTCGCTACCCGAGGCGGATCTGTTCGCCGGAATCGAGATCGACGAATGA
- a CDS encoding thioredoxin domain-containing protein — protein MSPAEPSGHNTLSLATSPYLRQHADNPVHWRQWTPEALAEAAARDVPILLSVGYAACHWCHVMAHESFEDDAVAAVMNDGFVNIKVDREERPDIDAVYMNATVALTGQGGWPMTCFLTPDGRPFFCGTYYPKANFLQLLAAVSDAWHNRRAEVEETSDHIVGELRSMASGLPGGGPPVQPALCDHAVAAVLQDEDTANGGFIANQSGAPKFPPSALLEALLRSHERTGDVLPLEAAERTCTAMARGGIYDQLAGGFARYSVDASWVVPHFEKMLYDNALLLRAYAHWARRTSNPLARRVAGETARFLIEDLGADRMFTSSLDADSDGHEGLTYVWTPAQLREVLGDDDGRWAAAFFGVTDGGTFEHGSSVLQLHNDPEDADRFERVRTALLAARLTRPQPGRDDKVVTAWNGLAITALAEAAVALDAPELLDAATQCAHAVVDLHIVDGRLRRASLGGRVGDSAAILEDHAALATGLLTLYQLTGEASWLHSAMSLLDTALEHFADAETPGRWFDTADDADALMVRPADPLDGATPSGASLMAEALQLAGHMAPAPRADVYAAAADATLATAAPILARLARSGGHWLAVAEAAVRGPIQIAVACDRIDSELLAAARRLAPGGAIVVGGPVNSSELLADRDRVGGADAAYVCRGRTCDLPVTTAGDLAAALGVPV, from the coding sequence GTGAGTCCGGCTGAACCGTCCGGCCACAATACGTTGTCGCTGGCGACCAGTCCGTACCTGCGCCAGCATGCCGACAACCCGGTGCACTGGCGGCAGTGGACACCGGAGGCGCTTGCCGAAGCGGCGGCGCGCGACGTGCCGATCCTGCTATCCGTCGGGTACGCGGCCTGCCACTGGTGTCACGTGATGGCCCACGAGTCGTTCGAGGACGATGCGGTCGCTGCGGTGATGAACGACGGCTTCGTGAACATCAAGGTGGACCGCGAGGAGCGGCCAGATATCGACGCGGTCTACATGAACGCGACCGTCGCACTGACAGGTCAGGGCGGCTGGCCGATGACGTGCTTCCTCACTCCGGACGGTCGACCGTTCTTCTGCGGAACCTATTACCCCAAGGCCAACTTCCTGCAGCTGCTCGCCGCCGTCTCCGATGCTTGGCACAACCGTCGTGCCGAGGTCGAGGAGACGTCCGATCACATCGTCGGCGAACTGCGGTCGATGGCTTCCGGCCTCCCCGGTGGTGGGCCGCCGGTGCAGCCGGCGCTTTGCGATCACGCCGTCGCGGCGGTCCTGCAAGATGAGGACACCGCCAACGGCGGGTTCATCGCGAATCAGTCTGGGGCGCCAAAGTTCCCACCGTCCGCACTCTTGGAAGCGCTGCTGCGAAGCCATGAACGCACGGGCGATGTACTGCCGTTGGAGGCGGCCGAACGGACGTGCACGGCGATGGCGCGCGGCGGCATCTACGACCAGCTGGCCGGCGGATTCGCGCGCTACAGCGTCGACGCATCGTGGGTGGTGCCACACTTCGAGAAGATGCTCTACGACAATGCGTTGCTGCTGCGGGCATACGCGCACTGGGCGCGTCGTACATCAAACCCGTTGGCGCGCAGAGTGGCTGGTGAAACCGCACGCTTCCTGATCGAGGATCTCGGCGCCGACCGCATGTTCACATCGTCGCTGGACGCCGACTCTGACGGTCACGAGGGCTTGACCTACGTATGGACACCAGCCCAGCTGCGTGAGGTGCTCGGCGACGACGACGGGCGCTGGGCTGCAGCATTTTTCGGTGTCACCGACGGCGGGACCTTCGAACACGGCAGCTCTGTGCTGCAATTGCACAACGACCCAGAGGACGCGGACCGCTTCGAGCGCGTGCGCACCGCGCTGTTGGCCGCTCGGCTGACCCGTCCGCAACCGGGCCGTGACGACAAGGTGGTGACGGCGTGGAACGGGCTGGCGATCACGGCACTCGCCGAGGCCGCGGTGGCGCTCGACGCACCGGAATTGCTCGACGCCGCAACGCAATGCGCGCATGCCGTCGTCGATCTGCACATCGTCGACGGTCGGCTCCGCCGCGCCAGCCTCGGCGGTCGCGTCGGCGACAGCGCGGCCATCCTGGAGGACCACGCCGCCCTGGCCACCGGTCTGTTGACGTTGTATCAGCTGACGGGCGAGGCGTCCTGGCTGCATTCCGCCATGTCATTGCTCGACACCGCACTGGAGCATTTCGCCGACGCCGAAACCCCCGGACGCTGGTTCGACACCGCTGACGACGCCGACGCGCTGATGGTGCGACCCGCCGACCCGCTGGACGGTGCGACGCCGTCGGGAGCGTCGTTGATGGCGGAGGCGCTGCAGCTGGCGGGGCACATGGCACCGGCGCCACGGGCGGACGTCTACGCCGCGGCCGCCGACGCCACGCTCGCCACCGCGGCGCCCATTCTGGCGCGGCTTGCGCGTTCGGGCGGGCATTGGCTCGCGGTCGCCGAAGCCGCTGTGCGCGGGCCGATTCAGATCGCGGTGGCCTGCGATCGGATCGACTCGGAACTGCTCGCCGCGGCCCGTCGTCTCGCACCGGGCGGCGCGATCGTCGTCGGCGGCCCGGTGAACTCCTCGGAGCTGCTGGCCGACCGCGATCGGGTGGGCGGTGCCGACGCCGCCTACGTGTGTCGCGGACGGACCTGTGACCTGCCGGTCACGACTGCCGGGGATCTCGCGGCCGCTCTCGGTGTGCCGGTGTAG
- a CDS encoding nuclear transport factor 2 family protein, with protein MPSPEDNAATVNRYLEFAAKGKVDDIVELYADDATVEDPVGSDVHIGRQAIRGFYSAIPQGDNGTEVVTLRALGNEVAFFWALTISMGDAKMRIDIISVMTFNSDGKIASMKAYWTPENMTQL; from the coding sequence ATGCCATCGCCTGAGGACAACGCCGCGACCGTCAACCGCTACCTCGAGTTCGCCGCGAAGGGCAAGGTCGACGACATCGTCGAGCTATACGCCGACGATGCCACGGTCGAGGATCCCGTCGGCAGCGACGTGCACATCGGTCGGCAGGCGATCCGCGGCTTCTACTCGGCCATTCCGCAGGGCGACAACGGGACCGAAGTCGTCACCCTTCGCGCTCTCGGCAACGAGGTGGCGTTCTTCTGGGCACTGACCATCAGCATGGGCGACGCGAAGATGCGCATCGACATCATCAGCGTCATGACGTTCAACTCCGACGGCAAGATCGCATCGATGAAGGCGTACTGGACGCCGGAGAACATGACCCAGCTCTAA
- the trhA gene encoding PAQR family membrane homeostasis protein TrhA, giving the protein MVQVDADEAQQQPVRAHAEDFPEAVVDGVANFFHKPRLRGWIHVYSAVVAFIAGAALVSVSWSVVSFRAGIATLVYTLTIVAMFAVSGAYHRVEWKSNTARKWMKRLDHSMIFIFIAGSYTPFAVLALPEQDGLVLLAIVWSGALAGVLLKMFWPSAPRWVGVPLYLLLGWVAAWFVGPILHGAGVAALVLLIVGGALYSIGGVLYGLKWPNPWPTTFGHHEFFHACTAVAAICHYIAMWFAVF; this is encoded by the coding sequence GTGGTTCAGGTCGACGCCGACGAGGCTCAACAACAACCGGTGCGCGCGCACGCAGAGGATTTCCCCGAAGCGGTGGTCGATGGCGTCGCCAACTTCTTTCACAAACCCCGGCTACGCGGGTGGATCCACGTCTACTCGGCGGTCGTCGCGTTCATCGCAGGCGCTGCGCTGGTGTCGGTCTCGTGGTCGGTGGTGTCATTCCGCGCGGGAATCGCCACGTTGGTCTACACGCTCACGATCGTCGCCATGTTCGCGGTGAGCGGCGCGTACCACCGGGTCGAATGGAAGTCGAACACCGCCCGTAAGTGGATGAAGCGCCTCGACCACTCGATGATCTTCATCTTCATCGCAGGCAGCTACACGCCGTTCGCCGTGTTGGCCCTGCCGGAGCAGGACGGTCTGGTCCTGTTGGCGATCGTCTGGTCGGGTGCGCTCGCAGGGGTGCTGCTCAAAATGTTCTGGCCGTCGGCGCCGCGCTGGGTCGGCGTGCCGCTCTACTTGCTGTTGGGTTGGGTGGCGGCATGGTTCGTCGGGCCGATTCTGCACGGTGCGGGTGTCGCGGCGCTTGTGCTGCTGATCGTCGGCGGCGCGCTCTACAGCATCGGCGGAGTGCTGTACGGCCTCAAGTGGCCGAATCCGTGGCCGACGACCTTCGGCCACCACGAGTTCTTCCACGCGTGCACCGCGGTCGCCGCGATCTGCCACTACATCGCGATGTGGTTCGCCGTCTTCTAG
- a CDS encoding (2Z,6E)-farnesyl diphosphate synthase — protein sequence MAIIPLRLKEPMYRLYEMRLRQGLESAKSELPRHIAVLCDGNRRWARDAGHDDVSYGYRMGARKIAEMLRWAQEAGVEMATVYLLSTENLHRDPAELATLIEIITEVVEEICAPDNHWSVRTVGDLELIGEEQARRLRDAVESTNGNGNGFHVNVAVGYGGRQEIVDAVRQLLGKELANGKTGDQLIDAVTEEGISENLYTSGQPDPDLVIRTSGEQRLSGFLLWQSAYSEMWFTEAYWPEFRRVDFLRALRDYTARHRRYGI from the coding sequence GTGGCCATCATTCCTTTGCGACTCAAGGAACCGATGTACCGCCTCTACGAGATGCGGTTGCGCCAAGGGCTGGAGTCCGCGAAGTCCGAGCTACCGCGCCACATCGCCGTGCTTTGCGACGGCAACCGGCGGTGGGCCCGTGATGCTGGTCACGACGACGTCAGCTACGGGTATCGGATGGGCGCACGCAAGATCGCCGAGATGCTGCGCTGGGCTCAGGAGGCCGGCGTCGAAATGGCCACGGTGTACTTGCTTTCCACCGAGAACCTGCACCGCGATCCCGCTGAGCTGGCGACGTTGATCGAGATCATCACCGAGGTGGTCGAGGAGATCTGTGCCCCGGACAACCACTGGAGCGTGCGCACCGTCGGCGATCTCGAGTTGATCGGTGAGGAGCAGGCCCGCCGCCTTCGCGACGCCGTCGAGTCGACCAACGGCAACGGCAACGGTTTTCACGTCAACGTCGCGGTGGGATACGGCGGGCGGCAGGAGATCGTCGACGCGGTGCGACAACTGCTGGGCAAGGAACTCGCCAACGGTAAGACCGGAGACCAGCTCATCGACGCGGTCACCGAAGAAGGCATCTCGGAGAATCTGTACACCTCCGGGCAGCCCGACCCAGACCTGGTGATCAGGACGTCGGGTGAGCAGCGGCTCTCAGGCTTCCTGCTCTGGCAGAGCGCCTACTCGGAGATGTGGTTCACCGAGGCGTACTGGCCCGAGTTCCGGCGCGTGGACTTCCTGCGGGCGCTGCGCGATTACACCGCGCGTCATCGCCGTTACGGCATCTAG
- the coaA gene encoding type I pantothenate kinase: MPRLSEPSPYVEFDRTEWRALRMSTPLKLSEDELQRLRGLGEKLDLLEVEEVYLPLARLIHLQVAARQALFATTAQFLGEPTQNPDRPVPFIIGVAGSVAVGKSTTARVLQALLARWEHHPRVDLVTTDGFLYPNAELSRRNLMHRKGFPESYDRRALMRFVTSVKSGSDATCAPVYSHLLYDIVPKEKQMIRHPDILILEGLNVLQTGPALMVSDLFDFSVYVDARIEDIEQWYISRFLSMRAGAFADPASHFHHYSTLTDDQAVFAARDIWHSINRPNLIENILPTRPRATLVLRKDADHAINRLRLRKL, translated from the coding sequence ATGCCGCGGCTGAGCGAGCCGAGCCCCTACGTGGAGTTCGACCGGACCGAGTGGCGCGCGTTGCGTATGTCGACCCCGCTGAAACTGAGCGAGGACGAGCTGCAGCGACTACGAGGCCTCGGTGAGAAGCTCGACCTGCTCGAGGTCGAAGAGGTCTACCTGCCGCTGGCCCGGCTCATCCACCTCCAGGTCGCGGCGCGGCAGGCGTTGTTCGCGACGACCGCGCAGTTCCTCGGTGAGCCGACACAGAATCCGGACCGGCCGGTGCCGTTCATCATCGGTGTCGCGGGCAGTGTGGCCGTCGGCAAGTCGACCACCGCGCGTGTACTGCAGGCGCTGCTGGCGCGCTGGGAGCACCATCCCCGCGTCGACCTGGTCACCACCGACGGCTTCCTCTATCCCAACGCCGAGTTGTCCCGGCGAAACCTGATGCATCGCAAGGGCTTTCCGGAGAGCTACGACCGCAGGGCGCTGATGCGGTTCGTCACCTCGGTGAAGTCGGGTTCCGACGCGACGTGCGCACCGGTCTACTCGCACCTGCTCTATGACATCGTCCCGAAGGAAAAGCAGATGATCCGGCATCCGGACATCCTCATCCTCGAGGGACTCAACGTGCTGCAAACCGGTCCGGCACTGATGGTTTCGGATCTTTTCGACTTCTCGGTCTACGTCGACGCCCGCATCGAGGACATCGAACAGTGGTACATCTCCCGGTTCCTCTCGATGCGGGCGGGCGCATTCGCCGACCCGGCCTCGCACTTCCACCACTACTCGACCCTGACCGACGACCAGGCCGTCTTCGCCGCGCGTGACATCTGGCATTCGATCAACCGGCCCAATCTGATCGAGAACATCCTGCCGACACGGCCACGCGCCACTCTGGTGTTACGCAAGGACGCCGATCACGCGATCAACCGGCTGCGGCTGCGGAAGCTCTGA
- a CDS encoding glycine hydroxymethyltransferase, with protein sequence MTAESTTSSVSSVGGLGAAYADTASEAYRAALRVIESVEPRIADATRKELADQRDSLKLIASENYASPAVLLTMGTWFSDKYAEGTIGHRFYAACQNVDTVEAVATEHARELFGAPYAYAQPHSGIDANLVAYWAILATKVEAPGLAELGAKHVNDLSEADWETLRNKLGNQRLLGMSLDTGGHLTHGFRPNISGKMFHQRQYGTNPETGFVDYDAVAALAREFKPLVLVAGYSAYPRRINFAKMREIADEVGATLMVDMAHFAGLVAGKVFTGDEDPVPHAHVTTTTTHKSLRGPRGGLILATEEYAPAVDKGCPMVLGGPLSHVMAAKAVALAEARQPEFRAYAQSIADNAQALADGFTKRDAGLVTGGTDNHLVLLDVTSFGLTGRQAESALLDSGIVTNRNAIPADPNGAWYTSGIRLGTPALTTRGFGADDFDRVAELVVEVLSNTQAEGTSKAKYKLADGTADRVHAAAGELLAANPLYPGLTL encoded by the coding sequence ATGACTGCAGAGTCCACCACTTCTTCGGTTTCTTCGGTTGGCGGTCTGGGCGCCGCCTACGCCGACACCGCCAGCGAGGCCTATCGAGCCGCGCTTCGCGTGATCGAGTCGGTCGAGCCGCGCATCGCCGATGCCACCCGCAAAGAGCTTGCCGATCAACGGGATTCGCTCAAGCTGATCGCCAGTGAGAACTACGCCTCCCCTGCGGTGCTGCTCACCATGGGCACCTGGTTCTCCGACAAGTACGCCGAGGGCACCATCGGGCACCGGTTCTATGCCGCCTGCCAGAACGTCGACACCGTCGAGGCGGTGGCCACCGAGCACGCGCGCGAACTGTTCGGCGCGCCCTACGCCTACGCCCAGCCGCACTCGGGTATCGACGCCAACCTGGTGGCCTACTGGGCCATCCTGGCCACCAAGGTCGAGGCGCCCGGGCTCGCCGAACTCGGCGCCAAGCACGTCAACGACCTCTCCGAGGCCGACTGGGAGACGCTGCGCAACAAGCTCGGCAACCAGAGGCTGCTCGGCATGTCGCTGGACACCGGCGGCCACCTGACCCACGGCTTCCGTCCCAACATCTCCGGGAAGATGTTCCACCAGCGCCAGTACGGCACCAACCCGGAGACGGGGTTCGTCGACTACGACGCGGTCGCCGCGTTGGCCCGTGAGTTCAAGCCGCTGGTGCTCGTCGCCGGCTACTCGGCCTATCCGCGGCGCATCAACTTCGCCAAGATGCGCGAAATCGCCGACGAGGTCGGGGCGACGTTGATGGTCGACATGGCGCACTTCGCCGGCCTGGTCGCGGGCAAGGTGTTCACCGGCGACGAGGACCCGGTGCCGCACGCGCACGTCACGACGACGACGACGCACAAGTCGCTACGCGGGCCGCGTGGCGGGCTGATCCTGGCCACCGAGGAGTACGCACCCGCGGTCGATAAGGGGTGCCCGATGGTGCTCGGCGGTCCGCTGTCGCATGTGATGGCCGCCAAGGCCGTTGCACTGGCCGAGGCCCGCCAGCCGGAGTTCCGGGCTTATGCTCAGTCGATCGCCGACAACGCGCAGGCGCTGGCCGACGGGTTCACCAAGCGCGACGCCGGCCTGGTCACCGGCGGTACCGACAACCACCTCGTGTTGCTGGACGTGACGTCGTTCGGGCTGACCGGCCGACAGGCCGAGTCGGCGCTGCTGGACTCCGGAATCGTGACCAACCGCAACGCGATCCCGGCCGATCCGAACGGCGCCTGGTACACCAGTGGCATTCGGTTGGGCACGCCGGCGCTGACCACCCGCGGATTCGGCGCCGACGACTTCGACCGGGTGGCCGAGCTGGTCGTCGAGGTGCTGTCCAACACGCAAGCCGAGGGAACGTCGAAGGCCAAGTACAAGTTGGCCGACGGCACCGCCGACCGGGTGCACGCCGCCGCAGGGGAGCTGCTCGCCGCCAATCCGCTCTATCCGGGTCTCACGCTGTAG
- a CDS encoding acyl-ACP desaturase — protein MAQKPVANALILELEPVVERELRRHIDSEDVWYAHDYVPFEQGENFAFLGGKDWDPSQVTLPKVVTDALEILLINKDNLAGYHRELVFSFILEEKFGRWLGRWTAEEHLHAIVLRNYLVVTREIDPTANEDVRVEHVMKGYRADTYSQVERLVFMAFYEREHAVFCRNLEAQITEPVLKALVGRIAKDEERHEEFFANLVAHLLSSNRDETIAAIASRAAELGVVGGDIDAYADKVALMAEAGIFGPDQLRQVIADRIDAWGVSDAPELAQFTQR, from the coding sequence ATGGCACAGAAACCTGTCGCTAATGCGCTGATCCTCGAACTCGAGCCGGTCGTGGAGCGGGAGCTGCGTCGTCATATCGACTCCGAGGACGTCTGGTACGCGCACGATTACGTGCCGTTCGAGCAGGGCGAGAACTTCGCCTTCCTCGGCGGAAAGGACTGGGATCCGTCCCAGGTGACCCTGCCCAAGGTGGTCACCGATGCGCTGGAGATCCTGCTGATCAACAAGGACAACCTCGCCGGCTACCACCGCGAGCTCGTCTTCAGCTTCATCCTCGAAGAGAAGTTCGGTCGCTGGCTCGGCCGTTGGACCGCCGAGGAGCACCTGCACGCGATCGTGCTGCGCAACTACCTGGTCGTCACCCGTGAGATCGACCCGACTGCCAACGAGGACGTGCGCGTCGAGCACGTGATGAAGGGCTACCGCGCCGACACCTACAGTCAGGTCGAGCGGCTGGTATTCATGGCGTTCTACGAGCGCGAGCATGCCGTGTTCTGCCGCAACCTCGAAGCGCAGATCACCGAGCCGGTGCTCAAGGCTCTCGTCGGTCGCATCGCGAAGGACGAGGAGCGCCACGAGGAGTTCTTCGCCAACCTCGTCGCCCACCTGTTGTCGAGCAACCGCGACGAGACGATCGCGGCGATCGCGAGCCGGGCAGCCGAACTCGGTGTCGTCGGTGGAGACATCGACGCGTACGCCGACAAGGTGGCTCTCATGGCTGAAGCCGGCATCTTCGGACCCGATCAGCTGCGTCAGGTGATCGCCGACCGCATCGACGCGTGGGGTGTTTCCGACGCACCTGAACTCGCGCAGTTCACACAGCGCTAA
- a CDS encoding PhoH family protein — translation MFRGGPRGHEERYVTDSPLRTYVLDTSVLLSDPWACTRFAEHEVVVPLVVISELEAKRHHHELGWFARQSLRMFDDLRLEHGRLDQPIPVGTQGGTLHVELNHSDPSVLPAGFRNDSNDARILTVAANLAAEGKLVTLVSKDIPLRVKAGAVGLNADEYHAQDVITSGWTGMDELDVAPDEIDTLFADGEIDLEAARNMPCHTGIRLLGGSSSALGRVNAEKRVQLVRGDREVFGLRGRSAEQRVALDLLLDESVGIVSLGGKAGTGKSALALCAGLEAVLERRTHRKVVVFRPLYAVGGQDLGYLPGSESEKMGPWAQAVFDTLEGLASPAVLEEVLSRGMLEVLPLTHIRGRSLHDSFVIVDEAQSLERNVLLTVLSRLGAGSRVVLTHDVAQRDNLRVGRHDGVAAVIEKLKGHPLFAHITLLRSERSPIAALVTEMLEEISPGALP, via the coding sequence ATGTTTCGCGGGGGGCCTCGCGGACACGAGGAGCGCTACGTGACTGATTCGCCCTTGCGGACCTATGTGCTCGACACCTCCGTGCTGCTATCCGATCCGTGGGCGTGTACGCGGTTCGCCGAGCACGAAGTCGTGGTCCCGCTGGTGGTCATCAGCGAACTGGAGGCCAAGCGTCATCACCATGAGCTTGGCTGGTTCGCGCGGCAATCATTGCGGATGTTCGACGATCTGCGCCTCGAACACGGACGGCTGGATCAGCCGATTCCCGTTGGGACGCAAGGCGGCACGCTACATGTCGAGCTGAACCACAGCGATCCTTCCGTGCTGCCCGCGGGATTCCGCAACGACAGCAACGATGCGCGCATCCTGACCGTGGCGGCCAACCTCGCCGCCGAAGGCAAACTCGTCACTCTGGTGAGCAAGGACATTCCGCTGCGGGTCAAGGCTGGAGCGGTCGGTCTGAATGCCGACGAGTACCACGCCCAGGACGTCATCACCTCCGGGTGGACCGGAATGGACGAGCTCGACGTGGCGCCCGACGAGATCGACACGCTCTTCGCCGACGGTGAGATCGACCTCGAAGCAGCACGAAACATGCCGTGCCACACCGGAATTCGGTTACTCGGTGGCAGCTCGTCCGCACTCGGCCGGGTCAACGCCGAGAAGCGCGTCCAACTGGTTCGCGGTGATCGCGAAGTGTTCGGCCTCCGGGGAAGGTCGGCCGAACAGCGCGTTGCGCTCGACCTGTTGCTCGACGAATCCGTCGGCATCGTCTCACTCGGCGGCAAGGCGGGCACCGGCAAGTCCGCGCTCGCGCTGTGCGCCGGCCTGGAGGCTGTGCTCGAGCGCCGCACCCACCGCAAGGTCGTGGTGTTCCGGCCGCTGTATGCGGTCGGCGGCCAGGATCTGGGCTACCTGCCCGGCAGCGAGAGCGAGAAGATGGGCCCCTGGGCGCAGGCGGTGTTCGACACGCTCGAGGGGCTGGCCAGTCCCGCGGTGCTCGAGGAGGTGCTGTCCCGCGGCATGCTGGAAGTGCTACCGCTGACCCACATTCGGGGCCGCTCGTTGCACGACTCCTTCGTCATCGTCGACGAGGCGCAGTCACTCGAGCGCAATGTGCTGCTGACCGTCCTGTCCCGCTTGGGTGCGGGATCGCGGGTGGTGCTCACCCACGATGTCGCCCAGCGCGACAACCTGAGGGTGGGTCGTCACGACGGTGTGGCGGCGGTCATCGAGAAGCTCAAGGGCCATCCGCTGTTCGCGCACATCACCCTGTTGCGCAGCGAGCGCTCTCCGATCGCAGCCCTGGTCACCGAGATGCTGGAGGAGATCAGCCCAGGCGCGCTGCCGTAG